In Felis catus isolate Fca126 chromosome A3, F.catus_Fca126_mat1.0, whole genome shotgun sequence, a single genomic region encodes these proteins:
- the TCF15 gene encoding transcription factor 15, whose protein sequence is MAFALLRPVGAHVLYPDVRLLSEDEENRSESDASDQSFGCCEGLEAARRGPGPGGGRRAGGGAGPVVVVRQRQAANARERDRTQSVNTAFTALRTLIPTEPVDRKLSKIETLRLASSYIAHLANVLLLGDAADDGQPCFRAAGSAKSAVPAAPDGGRQPRSICTFCLSNQRKGGGRRDLGGSCLKVRGVAPLRVPQR, encoded by the exons ATGGCGTTCGCGCTGCTGCGCCCCGTCGGCGCGCACGTGCTGTACCCGGACGTGCGGCTGCTGAGCGAGGACGAGGAGAACCGCAGCGAGAGCGACGCGTCCGACCAGTCGTTCGGCTGCTGCGAGGGCCTGGAGGCGGCGCGGCGCGGCCCGGGCCccgggggcgggcggcgggcgggcggcggcgcgggccCCGTGGTGGTGGTGCGACAGCGGCAGGCGGCCAACGCGCGGGAGCGGGACCGCACGCAGAGCGTGAACACGGCCTTCACGGCGCTGCGCACGCTCATCCCCACCGAGCCGGTGGACCGCAAGCTGTCCAAGATCGAGACGCTGCGCCTGGCGTCCAGCTACATCGCGCACCTGGCCAACGTGCTGCTGCTGGGGGACGCGGCCGACGACGGGCAGCCGTGCTTCCGGGCGGCCGGCAGTGCAAAGAGCGCGGTCCCCGCTGCCCCCGACGGCGGCCGCCAGCCGCGCTCCATCTGCACCTTCTGCCTTAGCAACCAGCGCAAAGGG GGTGGCCGTCGTGACCTGGGGGGCAGCTGCTTGAAGGTGAGGGGGGTAGCCCCCCTCCGAGTGCCACAGAGATGA